Proteins from a genomic interval of Gemmatimonadales bacterium:
- a CDS encoding tyrosine-type recombinase/integrase yields MSCDAVTKRRYRMAWNALRVSGVLSEGARLSDLLHVDWRALEQVWQRSPAHWNHLRRAVSRTLTVLLEAEAHPFRLAVLKNFPSRQEIDREPDLTPEAFWRVVGLLREEVRPFFVALAVLGCRSGELLQLKREDLRPLTTSVAIRRRAKNKWSLRVLPVDPELYPWIDRAVPVTLSRDWLREMWYAACDRAEVPRVRLHDLRHCHGQWTLDQGIADVDVQRYMGHSTSYMTQRYRRRAERTRNSQAIAKVLGVPQSVPQRIEKVVEG; encoded by the coding sequence ATGAGCTGCGACGCCGTGACCAAGCGGCGATATCGGATGGCCTGGAATGCGCTTCGCGTGTCAGGTGTACTGTCAGAGGGGGCCAGGCTCAGCGACCTCCTCCATGTAGACTGGCGCGCGCTGGAGCAGGTATGGCAGCGGTCTCCGGCCCATTGGAACCACCTTCGCCGGGCGGTGTCGCGGACCCTCACGGTGCTCCTCGAAGCCGAAGCCCACCCCTTTCGGCTCGCAGTGCTCAAGAACTTCCCCAGCCGGCAGGAGATCGACCGCGAGCCCGACCTCACGCCGGAAGCGTTCTGGCGCGTGGTGGGGCTACTCCGGGAGGAAGTCCGGCCGTTCTTTGTGGCGCTGGCCGTGCTCGGGTGCCGGTCGGGTGAATTGCTCCAGCTCAAGCGTGAGGATCTGCGGCCGCTCACTACGAGCGTGGCGATCCGGCGCCGGGCAAAGAACAAGTGGAGCCTTCGGGTGCTACCGGTAGATCCTGAGCTCTACCCCTGGATTGACCGGGCGGTTCCGGTCACCCTGAGTCGTGACTGGCTGCGGGAGATGTGGTATGCGGCGTGCGATCGCGCCGAGGTGCCGCGCGTCCGGCTCCACGACCTCCGGCACTGCCATGGGCAGTGGACGCTCGACCAGGGGATCGCCGATGTCGACGTGCAGCGGTACATGGGCCACTCGACCAGCTATATGACGCAGCGGTATCGGAGGCGGGCGGAAAGGACCAGGAACAGCCAAGCGATCGCCAAAGTGCTGGGCGTCCCTCAGTCTGTCCCTCAGCGGATCGAGAAAGTAGTTGAAGGCTAG
- a CDS encoding inorganic diphosphatase, producing MPVVQPRGFHPWHDIPTGRDAPAAVTAVIEIPTNERNKYELDKQLGVFRLDRVLYSAVHYPGDYGFLPRTLGDDGDPLDVLVLMTIPVFTGCLVDARPIGLFHLVDRGAADEKVLAVPLGDPYSDGINGLDDVPPHYLKEIEHFFQVYKDLEGTRTVTRGFEGAEAARNAITQAMAAYQERFA from the coding sequence GTGCCCGTCGTTCAACCCCGCGGCTTTCACCCCTGGCACGACATCCCCACGGGTCGCGACGCGCCCGCCGCAGTCACGGCCGTGATCGAGATCCCCACCAACGAGCGCAACAAGTACGAGCTGGACAAGCAGCTCGGCGTCTTCCGCCTGGATCGGGTGCTCTACAGCGCCGTCCACTATCCGGGTGACTACGGTTTCCTGCCCCGCACCCTGGGCGATGACGGCGACCCGCTCGACGTGCTGGTGCTGATGACGATCCCGGTGTTCACCGGCTGCTTGGTGGATGCCAGACCGATCGGCCTGTTCCACCTGGTCGACCGCGGCGCGGCGGACGAGAAGGTGCTCGCCGTCCCGCTCGGCGACCCGTACTCGGATGGCATCAACGGGCTGGACGACGTTCCGCCGCACTACCTCAAGGAGATCGAGCACTTCTTCCAGGTGTACAAGGATCTGGAAGGCACCCGCACGGTCACCCGCGGCTTCGAGGGCGCCGAGGCGGCGCGGAACGCCATCACCCAGGCGATGGCGGCGTACCAGGAGCGCTTCGCCTGA